In Listeria cossartiae subsp. cossartiae, one genomic interval encodes:
- a CDS encoding helix-turn-helix domain-containing protein, which translates to MEIGKRIKNLRLSKNLTQEELGERTDLTKGYISQLERDLSSPSIETLFAILEVLGSTPKDFFDEEEHNQKVIYGELEHTFFEDEEKGYRIKWLVPESNEKEMEPVLLEIEANSCFKSFEPSLSETFAYVLKGEVTVLLGRNEYVAKKGEAIYFHAADEHQIINRSNEQATLILVATESYL; encoded by the coding sequence ATGGAAATTGGCAAACGCATTAAAAATCTGAGGCTCAGTAAGAATTTAACGCAAGAAGAATTAGGCGAACGAACAGATTTGACGAAGGGATATATTTCACAGTTAGAACGAGATTTAAGTTCTCCTTCGATTGAAACGTTATTTGCTATTTTGGAAGTGTTAGGTTCCACTCCGAAAGATTTTTTTGATGAGGAAGAACATAATCAAAAAGTAATTTACGGAGAGCTAGAGCATACTTTCTTTGAAGATGAAGAAAAAGGTTACAGAATTAAGTGGCTTGTTCCAGAATCAAATGAAAAAGAAATGGAGCCAGTTCTGCTTGAAATAGAGGCAAATAGCTGTTTTAAAAGCTTCGAACCATCACTTTCAGAAACTTTTGCTTATGTGTTAAAAGGGGAAGTGACTGTGCTACTTGGTCGAAATGAGTATGTAGCTAAAAAAGGAGAAGCAATTTATTTCCACGCCGCAGATGAACACCAAATTATTAATCGATCAAATGAACAAGCAACGCTCATCTTAGTAGCTACAGAGTCATATTTATAA
- a CDS encoding ABC transporter ATP-binding protein — MTETIIRFENVTKQFDNDPPVLDNVSFEIEKGKFYTLLGPSGCGKTTILRLIAGFLEASEGQIYLGEKVINQIPANKRPVNTVFQDYALFPHLNVYENVAFGLRIKKLKKEAIDEKVKEALRFVNLKGYEKREISEMSGGQRQRVAIARAIVNEPEVILLDEPLSALDLKLRTEMQYELRDLQKRLGITFIFVTHDQEEALAMSDEIFVLNKGEIQQSGTPIDIYDEPINKFVADFIGESNIVNGKMIQDFEVEFVERRFECVDQGFRPNEVVEVVIRPEDLEITSAEKGQLQVTVDWMLFRGVHYEVGCIDIDGNEWLVHTTRKVRVGDKIGLAFEPEAIHVMRLGETEEEFDKRLDSYDEVQ; from the coding sequence GTGACAGAAACAATTATTCGTTTTGAAAACGTAACAAAACAATTTGATAATGATCCACCAGTGCTAGACAATGTCAGCTTTGAAATAGAAAAAGGGAAGTTTTATACATTGCTCGGCCCATCAGGTTGCGGCAAAACAACCATTTTGCGCTTAATTGCTGGATTTTTAGAAGCATCAGAAGGACAAATTTACCTAGGAGAAAAAGTAATTAACCAAATTCCAGCCAATAAACGGCCAGTAAATACCGTTTTCCAAGATTATGCTTTATTTCCGCATTTAAACGTGTACGAAAATGTCGCTTTTGGACTGCGTATTAAAAAATTGAAAAAAGAAGCTATCGACGAAAAAGTAAAAGAAGCTTTGCGCTTTGTTAACTTAAAAGGCTACGAAAAAAGAGAAATTAGCGAAATGTCTGGCGGACAAAGACAACGTGTCGCAATCGCGCGGGCAATCGTCAATGAACCAGAAGTTATTTTGCTTGATGAGCCACTATCAGCACTTGATTTAAAACTACGTACAGAAATGCAATATGAACTGCGCGATTTACAAAAACGGCTTGGTATTACCTTTATCTTTGTAACGCATGACCAAGAAGAAGCACTCGCAATGAGTGACGAAATTTTTGTGCTAAACAAAGGTGAAATTCAACAAAGTGGGACACCGATTGATATTTACGATGAACCGATTAATAAATTTGTCGCTGATTTTATCGGCGAATCCAACATTGTTAATGGCAAAATGATTCAAGATTTCGAAGTGGAATTTGTGGAAAGACGTTTTGAATGTGTCGACCAAGGTTTCCGTCCGAATGAAGTTGTCGAGGTAGTTATTCGTCCGGAAGATTTAGAGATTACTTCTGCTGAAAAAGGGCAGCTGCAAGTAACCGTGGACTGGATGCTTTTCCGTGGTGTGCACTATGAAGTAGGTTGTATCGATATTGATGGAAATGAATGGCTTGTTCACACAACAAGAAAAGTTCGTGTGGGTGATAAGATTGGCTTAGCGTTTGAACCAGAGGCAATTCATGTTATGCGTCTTGGGGAAACGGAGGAAGAATTCGATAAGCGGCTTGATAGCTACGATGAGGTGCAGTAA
- a CDS encoding ABC transporter permease has translation MNRRTRTVYLVPYVLWILLFVVAPILLIVYYSFFDVDGNFTVDNYIHFFTPVYLKMTASSFWYAFLITVFTLLISYPTAYLLTKLKHKQLWLLLIILPTWINLLLKAYAFIGIFGTYGAANQFLEILGIGSKQILFTDFSFLFVSTYIFIPFMILPIFNAIEEINPTLIQASRDLGASSLTTFRRVIFPLTADGVKSGCQAVFIPALSLFMITRLIAGNRVITLGTAIEEHFLVTQDWGMGSTIGVFLIIAMILIMFLTGSKKKRGARK, from the coding sequence ATGAATAGACGCACCCGTACAGTTTACCTAGTTCCTTATGTTCTTTGGATTTTACTTTTTGTAGTTGCACCGATTTTATTAATTGTATATTATTCGTTTTTTGATGTAGATGGCAATTTTACTGTAGATAATTATATTCACTTTTTCACCCCTGTCTATTTAAAAATGACGGCTAGTTCGTTCTGGTACGCGTTTTTAATTACGGTTTTCACACTGCTGATTTCCTATCCAACGGCTTACTTGTTAACGAAACTAAAACATAAACAACTTTGGCTATTGCTGATTATTTTGCCGACTTGGATCAATTTACTGCTTAAAGCGTATGCCTTTATTGGGATTTTTGGGACATACGGGGCGGCGAATCAGTTTTTAGAAATACTCGGAATTGGCTCGAAACAGATTTTATTTACGGATTTTAGTTTCTTATTTGTATCGACCTATATTTTTATTCCGTTTATGATATTGCCGATTTTTAATGCGATTGAGGAAATTAATCCAACGTTGATTCAAGCATCGCGAGACTTAGGTGCATCTAGTTTGACAACATTTAGACGAGTGATTTTCCCACTTACTGCTGACGGCGTGAAATCAGGGTGTCAGGCTGTTTTTATTCCAGCGCTATCACTCTTTATGATTACTCGATTGATTGCAGGAAACCGCGTGATTACGCTCGGAACAGCAATTGAAGAACATTTCCTTGTAACGCAAGACTGGGGAATGGGTTCAACAATTGGCGTATTTTTAATTATTGCGATGATTTTAATTATGTTCCTAACAGGTTCGAAAAAGAAAAGAGGTGCGCGTAAATGA